One stretch of Hydrogenovibrio kuenenii DSM 12350 DNA includes these proteins:
- a CDS encoding cytochrome c: MDLISLYPTWYEPTVGSGWVVAFIATFHVLASHTSVGAALLFAYLSHKAYREDREDLLDFVKKYGLFLLVFTYVAGSITGPGIWYSTTVASPNGIGALIHSFVWKWATEWVFFVIEVVGVYMIVYLVGKVDKRTHMKISVIFGVASLATMLIIVGILSFMMLPGKEAWFQDGGYLNGFYGTNTFIQMAMRMAFMFTMTAVVGGIVVAGIKDPAFKKEMARKLGWLGIISTIIGAALFQLYLKAVPDQALLVMENRLPSYFQPSIIAVLAGTLAYFILTMIRPQVLVQAFAGGMAVVILVAGLWPEETARESMRKPWVAGQYVYSNQVIGRDVPGMGIKSQIPLLEKEGILKAHPFTPDNLRTVNDGNKIQAGKFIAMVYCSNCHSPSKTGIRPLHRYIPDNITEARMEKYVKGVLTTGNIAYMPKMPMLDSEVKALSAFLVMNKKGGEKAVDAAIQQEIKDRNHAYAEKQAESKVAMTQEVK, encoded by the coding sequence ATGGACTTGATCAGTTTGTATCCAACTTGGTACGAACCAACTGTAGGATCGGGATGGGTGGTCGCCTTTATCGCAACCTTCCATGTTCTCGCTTCTCATACTTCGGTTGGTGCTGCACTCCTCTTCGCCTATCTCTCGCATAAAGCTTACCGTGAAGACCGTGAAGACTTACTGGACTTCGTTAAGAAGTATGGTTTGTTTTTATTGGTATTCACCTATGTGGCAGGTTCTATCACTGGGCCGGGTATTTGGTACTCAACTACAGTTGCCAGCCCGAACGGTATCGGAGCTTTGATTCACTCCTTTGTTTGGAAGTGGGCAACCGAATGGGTGTTCTTCGTCATCGAGGTGGTTGGTGTCTATATGATCGTCTATTTGGTCGGCAAGGTCGATAAACGCACCCACATGAAAATCTCGGTCATTTTCGGGGTCGCGTCCTTGGCAACGATGCTGATTATCGTCGGTATCCTGTCATTCATGATGTTGCCAGGTAAAGAAGCTTGGTTCCAAGATGGCGGTTATCTGAACGGCTTCTATGGCACAAACACCTTTATCCAAATGGCGATGCGTATGGCATTCATGTTCACCATGACAGCCGTCGTGGGGGGTATCGTTGTTGCAGGCATCAAAGATCCGGCATTCAAAAAAGAAATGGCGCGCAAACTGGGTTGGTTAGGGATTATTTCAACCATCATCGGTGCGGCACTCTTCCAGTTATATTTAAAAGCCGTTCCCGACCAAGCGCTTTTGGTCATGGAAAACCGTTTACCAAGCTACTTCCAACCAAGCATTATCGCGGTGTTGGCAGGGACTTTGGCTTACTTTATCTTGACCATGATTCGTCCACAAGTACTGGTACAGGCTTTTGCTGGCGGCATGGCGGTGGTGATTCTGGTGGCCGGTTTGTGGCCTGAAGAAACCGCTCGTGAATCGATGCGTAAACCTTGGGTTGCGGGTCAATATGTTTACTCGAACCAAGTGATTGGTCGTGACGTTCCTGGTATGGGTATCAAGTCTCAAATTCCATTATTGGAAAAAGAAGGAATTTTGAAAGCACATCCATTTACACCTGACAATCTACGTACGGTCAACGACGGAAACAAAATCCAGGCAGGTAAGTTTATTGCCATGGTGTATTGCTCTAACTGTCACTCACCTAGCAAAACAGGGATTCGCCCTTTGCATCGCTATATTCCCGACAATATCACCGAAGCGCGTATGGAAAAATACGTCAAGGGTGTTTTGACAACAGGCAATATCGCTTACATGCCAAAAATGCCAATGCTGGATTCAGAAGTCAAAGCGTTGTCTGCCTTCTTGGTTATGAACAAAAAAGGTGGTGAAAAAGCGGTTGATGCAGCAATTCAACAAGAAATCAAAGACCGCAATCATGCCTATGCCGAAAAACAGGCTGAAAGCAAAGTTGCAATGACACAGGAGGTTAAATAA
- a CDS encoding c-type cytochrome — protein MLQAPASFAISGGITAEENDKLRSEYPMPSGDMLGDNCSACHGTKGAEFNEAMPPLAGMDKAKFIKLMKDYRANKFPSIVMHDVAHVFSDQEIEAMADFFAKQKPEEWTRPDWNASIKANTKENSHE, from the coding sequence ATGCTGCAAGCACCTGCTAGCTTCGCCATTTCAGGCGGAATCACGGCAGAAGAAAACGACAAGCTGCGTTCGGAGTATCCAATGCCTTCCGGTGACATGTTGGGCGACAACTGCTCGGCTTGTCACGGCACCAAAGGTGCAGAGTTTAACGAAGCTATGCCACCACTGGCAGGCATGGACAAAGCCAAATTCATCAAACTGATGAAGGATTATCGTGCAAACAAATTTCCATCCATCGTAATGCACGATGTGGCGCATGTTTTCTCGGATCAAGAAATCGAAGCCATGGCAGATTTCTTTGCCAAACAGAAGCCAGAAGAATGGACGCGTCCTGACTGGAACGCTTCGATCAAAGCGAATACCAAGGAGAACAGCCATGAATAA
- a CDS encoding M48 family metallopeptidase: MMQFTVGSHELEIIKTARRGSIGLKVEPNRIALMVPKQLADAAITAFVESEQGWLLQQIQEQQSQMPKQLVMKSGHELLLFGEKVMFKEDHHTQVKKMNLVYDDTCITVFCKQSRTLKNERHHVYRHLVDFYHQQLNPYLLAQVAEWEKRIGVQTQAVQIKNYRSRWGSCYSDGRVQFNWKLVMAPKAVIDYVVVHELCHLVHANHSSDFWGLVAKHCPDYEMHKAWLKENGAALIAFQAA; encoded by the coding sequence ATGATGCAATTTACCGTTGGTTCCCACGAATTAGAGATTATTAAAACCGCCCGACGTGGCTCGATTGGGTTGAAAGTTGAGCCTAATCGCATAGCATTGATGGTGCCTAAGCAGCTTGCAGATGCCGCGATTACCGCTTTTGTAGAAAGTGAGCAGGGGTGGTTGTTACAACAAATCCAAGAACAGCAGTCACAGATGCCTAAGCAACTCGTGATGAAGTCCGGTCATGAACTCTTGCTGTTTGGTGAGAAGGTGATGTTTAAAGAGGATCACCATACACAAGTTAAGAAAATGAACCTGGTTTACGATGACACCTGTATCACGGTATTTTGCAAGCAATCGCGAACGCTGAAAAACGAGCGTCATCATGTTTATCGTCATTTAGTCGATTTTTATCATCAACAACTCAATCCGTATTTATTGGCGCAAGTAGCTGAATGGGAAAAACGCATTGGCGTGCAAACACAGGCAGTTCAGATTAAAAATTACCGTTCACGTTGGGGTAGTTGTTACTCGGATGGACGCGTTCAATTTAACTGGAAACTGGTGATGGCACCTAAAGCTGTTATCGACTATGTTGTTGTACATGAACTCTGTCACTTGGTTCATGCCAATCATTCTTCCGATTTTTGGGGGCTTGTAGCTAAACATTGTCCCGATTATGAGATGCATAAAGCTTGGCTGAAAGAGAATGGGGCGGCATTGATTGCCTTTCAAGCGGCTTGA
- a CDS encoding c-type cytochrome: MKKLLLVSLVSISSTALASGHSMPTAEAWSNISWDKTAKDMPKGDYARGEKLHSYGLCITCHGEQGIAPARNAPNLAGNTVDYTYKALLDYQSGLRNEGNGKSSVMHAATTPMSKQDMADLAVYYAAQKLPAPSGTYVPPANIKKLVTKGDVSRMITPCASCHGVHAEGRGITPALAGQVHSYFIRTMQAYKHNKRSNDINAGMAQFTHDLTDAEIQGLAEYYANLMPKHPAGKE, translated from the coding sequence ATGAAAAAATTATTACTAGTAAGCCTTGTTTCCATTAGCTCAACCGCTTTAGCAAGTGGGCATAGCATGCCGACTGCTGAAGCCTGGAGTAATATTTCTTGGGACAAAACGGCTAAAGACATGCCTAAGGGCGATTATGCCCGCGGTGAAAAGCTGCACAGTTATGGCTTGTGTATTACCTGTCATGGTGAGCAAGGCATTGCACCTGCACGCAACGCACCCAATTTAGCGGGTAATACCGTGGACTACACCTACAAAGCGCTACTGGATTATCAGTCTGGCTTGCGTAATGAAGGTAATGGTAAGTCTAGCGTGATGCATGCTGCTACAACGCCGATGTCCAAGCAAGACATGGCGGATTTGGCGGTTTACTATGCTGCGCAAAAACTACCTGCCCCAAGTGGTACCTATGTACCGCCAGCCAATATCAAAAAGCTAGTGACCAAGGGAGATGTGTCTCGCATGATTACACCATGTGCTTCTTGTCATGGCGTACATGCCGAGGGGCGAGGTATTACTCCCGCACTGGCCGGACAGGTACACTCTTATTTCATCCGCACCATGCAGGCCTACAAGCATAATAAGCGCAGTAATGATATCAATGCCGGTATGGCGCAGTTCACACATGATCTGACCGATGCGGAAATCCAAGGCTTGGCAGAGTACTATGCAAACCTGATGCCTAAGCATCCTGCAGGAAAGGAGTAG
- a CDS encoding VOC family protein has protein sequence MAIQIQQLDHLVLTVSNLEASLAFYRDILGFEAVEFAKGRFALHFGNQKINLHQTSDNILPRAKLPTPGSADLCFLSQTPMQQIIDTLAANQVKIIEGPIERTGAQGKILSVYIHDPDDNLIEIAQSFTKTNNFS, from the coding sequence ATGGCGATACAAATACAACAACTCGATCATCTTGTGCTGACTGTTTCCAATCTGGAGGCCAGCTTGGCATTTTATCGTGATATTCTCGGGTTTGAAGCGGTTGAATTTGCCAAAGGTCGTTTTGCCCTTCACTTCGGCAATCAAAAAATCAATTTACACCAAACTTCCGATAACATCTTACCTCGGGCAAAACTCCCTACGCCCGGCTCAGCAGACCTATGTTTTCTTAGTCAAACACCCATGCAGCAAATCATTGATACGCTTGCCGCAAACCAAGTTAAAATCATCGAAGGGCCAATAGAACGGACTGGTGCACAAGGTAAAATATTATCGGTTTATATCCATGACCCAGATGACAATTTGATCGAAATCGCCCAATCTTTTACAAAAACCAACAATTTTTCTTAG
- a CDS encoding 3'-5' exonuclease produces MNTITMQPTSTHNDLEHLAQQLDQSDDYQVLRRFKPVSYYHPDKGETLHKVCIIDTETTGLDTERCEIIELGYQILSFDSHGQMYEVLCAKNFLNEPKGEITPEVTQVTGLTIDDVKGHQIPWDEVVEDMQEVQLIVAHNAGFDRPVVERYNDVFVDKVWGCSASQIDWFNLAKVGSRSQEFLCWKVGQFFYHAHRALDDVQALTHLLTFTISEQQLPAFHFLLSVVRQQKVMIKATGAPFEVKDDLKSRGYRWNAAERVWQKVFDVSLQESELAWLIENNTQNPTLIKLKATDTFSVRAK; encoded by the coding sequence ATGAATACAATCACTATGCAACCAACCTCAACTCATAACGACCTGGAACACCTTGCCCAACAGCTTGACCAGTCCGACGATTATCAAGTCTTACGACGCTTCAAACCTGTTTCCTATTACCATCCTGACAAAGGGGAAACCTTACATAAGGTTTGCATCATCGATACCGAAACCACCGGATTGGATACCGAACGCTGTGAAATCATCGAACTGGGTTATCAGATTCTCAGCTTCGATTCTCACGGACAGATGTATGAAGTGTTGTGCGCCAAAAACTTCCTCAATGAACCTAAGGGCGAAATCACCCCCGAAGTCACCCAAGTTACAGGACTAACGATTGATGATGTGAAAGGCCATCAAATTCCTTGGGATGAAGTGGTTGAAGACATGCAGGAAGTGCAGCTTATCGTCGCGCACAATGCCGGTTTTGATCGCCCTGTGGTGGAACGCTATAACGATGTGTTTGTCGACAAGGTTTGGGGCTGCTCAGCATCGCAAATCGACTGGTTTAATTTGGCCAAAGTCGGTTCGCGTAGTCAGGAATTTTTATGTTGGAAGGTTGGACAATTTTTCTACCATGCGCACCGCGCATTAGACGACGTACAAGCTTTAACCCACCTGCTCACGTTCACTATTTCCGAGCAACAACTGCCTGCATTTCACTTTTTACTCTCCGTTGTGCGTCAGCAGAAAGTAATGATCAAAGCGACCGGTGCACCGTTTGAGGTGAAAGATGACCTTAAATCTCGTGGCTATCGTTGGAACGCCGCAGAACGCGTTTGGCAGAAGGTATTTGATGTCAGCCTGCAAGAAAGTGAATTAGCCTGGTTGATTGAAAACAAT
- a CDS encoding NifB/NifX family molybdenum-iron cluster-binding protein: MKIAVSSANQKQVSGPATLCPNFWVYDTDDSKILSKELVHLGNNDILDKLKGNLSQKSEHALADVSCIISRNLGDGLNTKLLDSGIKTMSTNILDPDSAVLSYLKYVHPVK, translated from the coding sequence GTGAAAATTGCTGTTAGCAGCGCCAATCAGAAACAAGTTTCTGGTCCAGCCACCTTATGTCCAAATTTTTGGGTTTACGATACGGATGACTCAAAAATCCTATCTAAAGAACTGGTTCATCTAGGCAATAATGACATCCTGGATAAACTAAAAGGAAACTTGTCTCAGAAGAGCGAACATGCACTTGCTGATGTGAGTTGTATCATCAGCCGAAATCTTGGGGATGGCTTAAATACTAAATTGCTTGATAGTGGCATTAAAACTATGTCGACTAATATTCTAGATCCTGACAGCGCGGTGTTGTCCTATTTAAAATATGTACACCCAGTTAAATAA
- a CDS encoding cation diffusion facilitator family transporter gives MGTPSSEKSIHQDDHANHHHHSHDHGHHHHHGDLTGSKLLLTVLLNIVITVSQIAGGLISGSLALLSDALHNFSDVVALVIAYVANRLVKRPSTQDKTFGYKRAEMFAALFNASVLIGIGLLLFIEAIQRLLHPEPIAGGWVIGLALLSVILNWVSVMLIAKDSEHNSNIRAAYLHLLTDTLTSVGVLISGVLVLWFNIYWVDAAMTIVIALYLMISAWKLLKHTSGVLLLFAPNDIDLDKLVAEVDRIDAIDNMHHLHLWQLDDHRIHLEAHLDFKEDVTLSESTKVIQQLEANLAERFGINHCNFQAEFNRDDDKHLIGQC, from the coding sequence ATGGGAACACCTTCTTCAGAAAAATCGATTCATCAAGATGATCACGCCAATCACCATCATCATAGTCATGACCACGGGCATCATCACCATCATGGCGACTTAACCGGTTCAAAGCTGCTATTGACCGTATTGTTGAATATCGTCATTACCGTATCACAGATAGCTGGCGGTTTGATTTCCGGTAGTTTGGCGCTTTTGTCTGATGCATTGCATAATTTTAGTGATGTGGTGGCGCTGGTAATTGCTTATGTGGCGAATCGTTTGGTTAAGCGTCCATCGACACAAGATAAAACCTTTGGTTATAAGCGCGCAGAGATGTTTGCTGCGTTGTTTAATGCATCGGTATTAATTGGTATTGGTCTGTTGCTGTTCATTGAGGCTATCCAGCGTTTACTTCATCCTGAACCGATTGCCGGTGGTTGGGTCATCGGGCTTGCGCTACTGTCTGTCATCTTGAACTGGGTGAGTGTCATGTTGATTGCGAAGGACTCCGAGCATAATTCAAATATTCGTGCTGCGTATTTGCATCTGCTGACGGATACCTTGACCTCGGTTGGGGTGTTGATAAGTGGGGTGTTGGTGCTTTGGTTCAATATTTATTGGGTGGATGCTGCCATGACGATTGTGATAGCGCTTTATCTGATGATTTCTGCTTGGAAACTGTTAAAACATACTTCAGGGGTGTTGTTACTCTTTGCGCCAAATGATATTGACTTGGATAAGTTGGTTGCTGAAGTAGATCGCATAGATGCTATCGACAATATGCATCATCTGCATTTATGGCAGTTGGATGATCACCGCATACACCTAGAGGCGCACCTAGATTTTAAAGAGGATGTAACCCTGAGTGAATCAACGAAAGTGATTCAACAATTAGAAGCGAATTTGGCGGAGCGTTTTGGCATTAATCACTGTAATTTTCAGGCAGAGTTTAATCGCGATGACGATAAACACCTTATCGGGCAGTGCTAA
- a CDS encoding RluA family pseudouridine synthase — MDTINNAQDTAPLTFTQQFTVSADITLIDALAEQTPLSKQQLKGALTKGCVWVKTDKPNAKTVRLRRAKKILAQGSEVSIYYNEAVLNTEIPKPTLIEDCTDFSVWYKPKVMLSQGSKWGDHTTLARWIESHYEFDGKSRQAIVVHRLDRATDGLMLIAHNHQAAKTLTEAFMNKQMTKIYQAGVSGYFPDNEQTFDAPLDDKPAISHVKRLDYDEKANISLVEVRIETGRKHQIRRHLSEADFPLVGDRLYGQAIAEDTSLPDLMLTAVYLQLKTDKLYEFRLPDNLNQTLKDFSTAR, encoded by the coding sequence ATGGACACCATAAATAATGCTCAAGACACAGCGCCACTCACCTTCACTCAGCAGTTTACAGTCAGTGCAGACATAACACTGATTGATGCCCTAGCCGAGCAAACACCGCTTTCAAAACAGCAACTTAAAGGCGCGCTGACGAAAGGATGCGTGTGGGTAAAAACCGACAAACCCAATGCCAAAACGGTACGCTTACGACGTGCAAAAAAAATCTTAGCACAAGGCAGTGAAGTGTCTATTTACTACAATGAAGCGGTGTTAAATACCGAAATCCCCAAACCGACATTGATTGAAGATTGCACCGACTTTAGCGTATGGTACAAACCGAAGGTCATGCTGTCTCAGGGCTCAAAATGGGGCGACCACACCACGCTTGCAAGATGGATAGAAAGCCATTATGAATTCGATGGCAAAAGCCGCCAAGCAATAGTGGTTCATCGCTTAGATCGCGCAACCGATGGCTTAATGCTGATTGCCCATAATCACCAAGCGGCCAAAACGCTGACGGAAGCGTTTATGAATAAGCAAATGACAAAAATCTACCAGGCTGGAGTAAGCGGATATTTCCCGGACAATGAGCAAACATTTGATGCACCTCTGGATGACAAACCAGCCATTAGCCATGTCAAACGGTTGGACTACGATGAGAAAGCCAATATCTCTTTAGTGGAAGTTCGCATAGAAACGGGGCGAAAACATCAAATTCGCCGTCATTTATCGGAAGCAGATTTTCCTTTGGTTGGCGACCGTCTTTACGGTCAAGCAATCGCCGAAGACACATCCCTGCCCGATTTAATGTTGACGGCCGTTTACCTACAATTGAAGACGGATAAACTTTACGAGTTTCGTTTACCAGACAATCTCAACCAAACGTTAAAAGACTTTAGCACTGCCCGATAA
- a CDS encoding HIRAN domain-containing protein: MEPILKRKTFTLPIKGSYYYSAELADDIGLLQLGSPLQLIAEPDNAQDKNAIQLWLVHFPSLLLGYVPRRKARFIGFLLKHQLIQQPITLHKINYQDDRLKLQFQLHYSLSWQLRLIYWLGFLRP, encoded by the coding sequence ATGGAGCCGATTCTGAAACGCAAAACATTCACACTTCCCATCAAAGGCAGTTACTACTATTCTGCCGAATTGGCTGATGACATTGGATTATTGCAACTCGGCTCTCCCCTGCAACTTATTGCCGAACCAGATAATGCACAAGATAAAAATGCCATACAACTTTGGCTAGTGCACTTCCCCAGCTTGCTTTTAGGCTATGTGCCTCGGAGGAAAGCTCGTTTTATTGGTTTTTTATTAAAGCACCAGCTGATACAACAACCAATCACACTGCACAAAATAAACTACCAAGATGACCGTTTGAAACTACAGTTTCAATTGCATTACAGCTTATCTTGGCAATTGCGTTTGATTTATTGGCTAGGGTTTTTGCGCCCTTAG
- a CDS encoding FAD-dependent oxidoreductase produces the protein MNKITRRDLIKLFGAGALSTGLMGASSLAFAKQSAHIVIVGGGVGGAASAKYMRLLNPDVRITIVEPEPKYIFCPGSNEVVAGFDTLETLTVDYNTLKSRYAVNVIQDRATEIDYANKKLKLAKGDVLSYDKLIVSPGPDFKYGAVEGYSKQLAEGDFPAAWHAGPQTLTLRDQINALPQGGTVLISSPVDPYRCPPAPYERASFVANKLKETNPTAKVIILDSKDDFIFHDVYLDYWKKEHGLGTADARIEWVPKKAGGHVTKLDTKNRTLTTADGQVHKGDVINIIPPEMAGSFVRMNGLAKGDWAPFNSQDFSTKRDKDVYIIGDSAAADPMPKTGYIASNQAKVVTKAIQAELTGKEIGTPFITNNCVAMAADDWGMTVAETFRYAGNHHAYEESYVMSDPTENPYYRHIRAEVAKNWQRTFRKDIFS, from the coding sequence ATGAATAAGATTACACGACGCGATCTGATCAAACTCTTCGGCGCGGGTGCTTTGAGCACCGGCTTAATGGGCGCATCCAGCTTGGCTTTCGCAAAACAGAGTGCTCATATCGTTATCGTTGGTGGCGGTGTCGGTGGTGCAGCTTCTGCTAAGTACATGCGTTTATTAAACCCTGATGTACGCATCACCATTGTCGAGCCGGAGCCAAAATACATTTTCTGCCCTGGCAGTAATGAAGTGGTTGCAGGTTTTGATACGCTTGAAACGCTAACGGTTGACTACAACACCCTGAAGTCACGTTATGCAGTGAATGTGATTCAAGACCGTGCAACGGAAATCGACTATGCGAATAAAAAACTGAAACTGGCAAAAGGTGACGTTTTGTCTTATGACAAACTGATCGTTTCACCTGGCCCGGATTTCAAGTACGGTGCGGTTGAAGGCTATAGCAAGCAGCTGGCGGAAGGTGACTTCCCTGCCGCTTGGCATGCAGGCCCACAGACCTTGACGCTAAGAGATCAAATCAATGCCTTGCCACAAGGTGGAACCGTGTTGATATCTTCACCGGTTGACCCTTACCGTTGTCCGCCGGCGCCTTATGAGCGCGCATCCTTCGTCGCCAATAAGTTGAAAGAAACCAACCCAACAGCCAAGGTGATTATTCTGGATTCCAAAGACGACTTCATCTTCCATGACGTCTATCTGGATTACTGGAAAAAAGAACACGGCTTGGGCACAGCTGATGCACGTATCGAATGGGTTCCAAAAAAGGCGGGCGGTCACGTCACCAAGCTGGACACTAAAAACCGCACACTTACAACTGCGGATGGTCAGGTGCATAAAGGGGATGTCATCAACATCATTCCACCGGAAATGGCCGGCTCTTTCGTGCGCATGAATGGTTTAGCTAAAGGTGATTGGGCACCGTTCAACTCACAAGACTTCTCGACCAAACGTGATAAAGACGTTTATATCATCGGGGATTCGGCTGCTGCAGACCCTATGCCGAAAACAGGGTATATCGCCAGTAACCAAGCCAAGGTTGTCACCAAAGCGATTCAAGCCGAATTGACCGGCAAGGAAATTGGCACGCCTTTCATCACTAACAACTGTGTCGCCATGGCGGCTGACGACTGGGGGATGACCGTTGCGGAAACTTTCCGTTACGCGGGTAATCATCATGCCTATGAAGAAAGCTACGTCATGTCCGATCCAACGGAAAATCCGTACTACCGTCATATTCGCGCAGAAGTTGCGAAAAACTGGCAGCGTACTTTCCGTAAAGACATCTTTAGTTGA